The nucleotide sequence TCAGACCACTTTTCGCTATTATGAACCTTACTGGAGTGATTATAAAGGATACAACCTTCCTGGAGGAGAGATTAGGTTCGACGGACAGGAATCAAAGGTAAccacctactggaacacatccttcCCCAAGATCTGTCTCAGCATGAAGATCGGACATCAGCTCAGGTTCGTTGTCATCCACAAGCAAGCTGACTCTCTGTTTTCACTGATCGCTAATGGGCAATACCGCGCCACCTTACTGGGTCGTGACAAGTGGAAAGAGTTGATTGGTTCGCAAGGATCATTACAGTACAACTGCGAAAAAGAAGGGTTTAATGTCGTTTGTAGTCGGAGCGGACATTCTAAAGCCAGAATTGGTATTGTTAGCGAAAACAAGAATAGTTGTGGCTCGTGTGACTCAAGGATCGGATTTGGCACAGCAGGGTACCCTGACGCCTCAAACACGTGTGGTAACGAGGCCGTTATCAATCCAGATAATGGAGACAAACACCTAaaagccatgggatacatcttGGTACAATAAATATGACTCAGTTTTCGCAAAATAAACCTAATGATAAGTCTAATTGTCGGTTAGTTTTATGTCCGTGTATAACTTCTGTGTTACCCTGGATCAATCTCTAGCGATTCTTTCTATTAACTCTATATAGGTAAATTTGAGATACCACGTTCTACATTCTATAATGTAAAACGGCATGTTAAATAGTATTCAAATATTATGATAACAGAGGTGTCCAACTCGCTTACTGTTTACAGCTTTTCACTTTTCTGTATTCCAATTGGTGgttataatttcttttcttttggtttttaacaTCACTCTCATCAACTTAAAAGCTCAAAGCCTTTCCTTTACTATTCTTAGAATCAATTGTTCACTACAGGAattaagcaattaaaaaaatcgGATAAACAAACACCTATCAAACTTTTGACCCCTTGGAGTGAcagagcatctaatttctcttacaatatcacccctggatcaaacattaaggtcacccAAATCAAGGAATTGATCACAGACcaaagctctggattgttaaactaattcttCTCCTCGGCTCCTTAGGAaacatagagaacagtatttaGTAGAAACGATTTACAatacagtgtggagaatatgcatactgattttagggcgGAAAGGTTAACCTTGCAATAGATTGGCATCCCACCCAATGGGGGTTGTTTGCAGAGTACGGGGAAACTCATATGGCCTTCGTTTAAATAACAGACCCTTagttggtaatttagtgttaacaactgagttgaaaacgtaaattggccaccgtaaaggaaaagaaagctgacgtttcgagcgttagcccttcgtcagagcgattgggcCATGATTCAggagggaaggggaggaggGAAGGGGGTTTGGGACAGCTTTAGGGTCAATGTGTGTTTTATTCAGCGAGAAGCCAGCCATGAGAAACTTCCAGCTTGGTGGCTCTTTATGATCAAGTTTTTATTCACAAAAGTTTTTATTAGTGCTGCAACCTAATGAGGCTTCCACGAAAACATCAACGGCTGCGAAACAAAGCCAGATTTTATCGAGGGCCTTCtacttaaaagaaataaaaaccaaaaacaaggTTATCACAGTGGCCTATCAGACTAAAGGATAATAATCCAAAGCAGCAATGGACTCTCAAATTGAACACATGAAAACTGCCGATATGCAGGAAAATGCTCACCACCAAGTCTTGATTAGTTTTAAGCTACTGCATTTGATTGATATTGAGAGGGTGTCTAGAGTTTTATAGACCAGTCTTAGGTGAAGCAATTCTGGTTTAATTTGGATGCTAAAAGATCTTTCATTATCCTCTTCGCCTTTGCTCTCTAAAGAGAAAtcaaataagtaatttttcttcaaagaaataataaatcCATAAACCAAAAGGTCATGAGAGTTGAGAAAATCATCAAACTTATGATAAGGCAAACTTCAATTTACTAACAccttctccgaactaacattgaaagaaatgtatggcggATGGTAAGGAGAACTTACACTGCGATCCAGGGAGTAAAAGGGGTATATGGGACCTACAGAAGTAGGTTCTTAGAACGTTTTGAAAATGCTATGACTAAATGTGGGAAAAGGCTTTCTACCAATATTACTGTACCATAGTTATTAtacttttaagaaataataCTACAGGTGTAGTATTAGAAGGCGCTCGTCATGGCGACCGATCACGGTTTGTACCGCTCTGGCTTTTGCTctgatttttacctttttatttgGTCAGGCGGGCCTTGATAACCACAACTTTTACCACAATGGATACTACCAAGCTAGAGCATTTGTTCGTGTGCAGCCATGGTTTGTTTTTAGCTGTACATCGAGCTTATGCCATCGCAGTTGTTTGGCTTTCGTCCGCCATCTTGGTTCACCAAGTGCATGTTATCAACTCGTCTGGGTTCGATTCTTGGGAAGACGtcttctttaattttgtaatgGGACTACTTCCTTCAACCCTTCTGTTATTAGAATATTAATTGGTGGTGACATACATCCACAGCCCGGACCAAACTTGACAGCGCTTCGTGGCTCTCCGACCGCAAGGACTGTGGCTTCCAAAATTTACCTCCCAAGGGATGCTCACTTAAACATCAAAATTGCTCATCTTAATGTGCGTTCCTTGAAGTTCAGAGAAAATTTCATTCTGATTAAAGATACTATTCAATCGAATAGATTCGATATTTTTACCATATCAGAAACGTGGCTGGATTCCTCGGTTCCCGACGCCTTTGTTTACACACCAGGATATACAATATTTAGACAAGGTCGTGGTCCTCACAAAGCGGGTGGTGGACTTTGCGTTtattaaggcctatttacacggtacgactttgtcgcatgcgacaagcttacgacaggcctacgacatgacttaggacatacacgcgcacgacattttcacctacgacatgccaaaatcgcgtgcaattccactcgtttcggccgcggtcattgtttcaataatttgcaagagaaggaaaagaacctcttcctcgctccacagtgatatcatattctctgtttcctcatctgagaatgtatttttcgctttggaagcagtcttcgactttccggaggcgacttcctccgccattttgacgcaagaaatttcaccttcctcccctactcagtagaaatttgtcacaaaatacgtcattttctatcaatttcggctACGATTATCGCAGCGTTTTAagacatgttttaaaatcctaagacatttttcgtgacgtgcacgatagtcgtaagcgagtggtaggtttgatttacacgatacaattcgtgtcgtaggcctgtcgtaagcttgtcgcatgcgacaaagtcgtaccgtgtaaataggcctttagagAGATACTTTGAAAGTGGTGCACGTCGAAAGCCTTTCTTCAGTGGCCAACAATGGCTTTCAGTAATTATGGCTTAAAATACAAACGAGATCTTGTAAATCGTTTCTACTGAATACTGTCTTTCGACCTCCTAGCACTCTCGTGAATTTCCTTGACAACCTTACTCGGGTTTTTATCGACTCTCTTTTAAGTGGCCGGGATATTTTTATCATTGGTGATCAAGTGGAGGTGTACAGTATCCTGTTTCTTGATGTCCTCAACGAACACGTTCCTATCAAGAGAATAAATGAAAGCGAAACCAAACCCGTTTGTCACGCCAGAAATCATGCAGCTGATGAAAACACGTGATAACTGGTACATGAGTGCGATGAAAACAAACGATAAGCTGCACTGGAATGCATATAAATTTTTTGGCAGAAAGTTAAACGGGAAATCTGCTTTGCCTTCTAACAAAGCACCAGGCTTTAGCAAAATTCCAGCAAGAATACTTAAGGATAGTTTTCCGGAATTCATACGTAAAACGGTAACCGTTGCAAGTTTTATCAACAAACTGATCCAGATCAATAGAATTAAGCATTTATTTGATAAGGAAACGCTTTCGTTGatttttaatagttttgttTCCAGCAGGCTTTTTGACTACTCCTCAGTTTGGAGCAACACTTCGGTGATAAACATCCATAAGCTCCAGCTTGTTCCGGCAAAATTTTGCAGCCAGGATTATCTTAGGGCTTCGCAAATATGATCATATCTCTGCAGGCCTGAGATAACTTCGATGGCTAAACGTCAAACAAAGACTTGTGGTCAATGATGCAGTCATAATGCATAAATGTCTTCATGGACTGTCACCTAGCTACTTGTCGGACAAATTTTCAAGTCGAGCTATTATTCACTACAGGCAGACAAGATATGGAAACATCTAGGTTAGATGATAATCATTGTATATAGTTATCATTTAGTTATCCTTGCAGATAGATTTTACATAGTTTTTTATCAATTAGTGATgtaattaattgatttatttggtTATTCTAAATAGCTTTTACATAGTTTTTATCAATGAATACtgtaattaatttattcatttatctatttaattttaatattgATGCTGAAAAGCCCCTTTTAGGGATGCTCAATAAAGTGTATGTGTGTATGCGTGTATGTGTGTATGTAAATGTGTAAGATATAATAAGTCAAAATAACTAAACCCAATATTTCTCTCCTTGTAAAAAGTTTGGGTTAAATGTTTTCCATGCATATTTCCATGCTTGTATTTCCTGTGAGCATTTACTTAATAAGTTTATTTCTAATTTGTGTCAGCTACAATTGATGATAGACATTTTTCAGGCTGTTCTGTGCTAAAATGTCTTTGTAATTTTTCCCGTACTCTGACTCTAACTCCCATTGGGTAGGATGCCAGTCTATTGCAAGTAAACCCTTTCCGCCCAATAAATCACtatgtatattctccaaactgttctccatGTTTTCTAAGGAGCCGAGgaggagaattggtttaacaatccagagctttaGTCAATGGTCAATTACTTGATTTgggtgaccttaatgtttgatcgAGGGATGAAATTttcagagaaattagatgcttgtcactcttagggtcaaaagtttaataaatgtttgattagctatttttttaattgtttaattccTGTAAAGGACAATGGATTCTGAGAATAGGAAATGAAATGCTTTTCAGTTGATGGGAGTGATgtcaaaaaaccaaacaaaaaaaaaaaaagaaattacaacagCCAACTGGAATACAGGAAAACGTCGCGGGGAGCCAATGAGATTTCAAAGCTACCACAAGCAAAATGCCTGAGGGCTGAAATAGATGAGACATGTAATAAGTTCAGAGAGCAGTGCAGGTTTTTttagccagaaaaaaaaactcagcgcAGGAGAAAAGTCACCCTTCTATTTGTTAAAGTGGAATATGTGTGCTGACCTCGTACAGAGGCTAGgcgtaaaaaaaaagttatcagcAAAATGTTTCCGAGAGGGAActaaagtgaaaaaagtgaaaaacgataaaaagTGAATTGTACTGTATGTGGCTTTCATTTCAAAGAACATCATTTTAAAAGAGAGTCTGACCGTGAGACTCTGAGAATCAGCGGGAGATTTACAACGAAAGGGTAAATAAagtgatagagagaaaagagcgTAGAAAGGAGGGCACCTATGTAAAACGAGCGATGTGGTGGAGAGACAAGATAAGTCACGGAAGATTGTTATATCTAAGCCGCAAGTCCAAGGTAGCTATCAGATAAGTACCCGCCTGACCTTAGATGAGCTAATAAGTCCAGAGCTATGCGTCTACATCTCACTGAAGGCAACGAAAGATAAAactgcaataataataattataatttattacttataaagcgcaaaatacatgtggatatgatctAATGTGCTATACAATAagactaagcaaaataaaatatgaaaacgaactataaaaggctaagaatatacaatttgactaactaaaaacgaactataaaagcaAACATGAAAATGCCTGTCTAAAGAAATGTGTTTTaagaagtgttttaaaacaattaagatcATTTACTGCTCTTACATTTGATTGCAATCTGTTCCAAAGTTTAGGAGCAGATGCCATAAATGATCTATCacctaaagttttcttagttaTGGTCCTAGGTGGCAATAATTGTAGTTAGGACTGAGATCGTAACATCATACGTCCGAATTGTTGCTTAACGTTAATTACATCCGTAATGTACTGAGGTGCCAGCCCATGGATAGCCTTGAACgctaaaataagtaatttaaattcaattctgaaACAGACAGGTAACCAATGTAAGGAAAACAAAGTAGGAGTTATATGACAAAAACGGGAAAGGGAACAAACAAGTCGGGCAGCACTGTTCTGAATACGTTGCAACTTGTTGAGATGTGCGGCTGGTAGACCATACGGCAAACCATTGCAATAATAAATACGTGCGGGGATGAATGCATAATCGAGTGTTTGTGTGGAGTCTTTAGATAAATACTTTCTGATGCGTCTGGTGTTATACAGGTGAAATGACAAGGTCTTACACATCTTGTTTATATGACAGCCCATGTTCATGTTATCATCAAACCACGATCTGAGGTTTTTAACGGCAGTCACAGGACTGACAGTAGCGTCACCAACGACCAACCCCTTGATGTCAACTTTAGCGAGCTGTTGTCTCGCTCCGATTAGTATAAATTCTGTCTTACTATCATTTACTTTAAGCTTTTCTTTAATCATCCAACATCTGATGGCGCTGATACAGCGTTCCATAGCACCCCCTGCGTTGCTTTGAGAAGATGTAGTGTCAGGCTTAAAAGATAAATACAATTGAGTGTCATCTGCGTAGGTGTGTCCGAGGAAGATGACCTTTGATGATGTCAAAGAGCTTGCTCGCAAACACTGTGAATAACAGCGGACCGAGGCATGATCCTTGGGGTACACCAAAGGACAGATAACGACTCTGagagaatttattttcaaaagaaacaagttgtgTCCTGTCAAAAAGATACGACGCGATCCACTCTAACGCATATCCACGTATCCCAAAACTCAACCTAAGGCGATTTAATAGTACTTGATGGTTATGGTGTCGAACGCGGCACTGAGATCGAGTAATACAAGTAGAGTTACTTGCTGACGGTCCATGTTCATCAAGATGTCATTCTGAACTTTTATTAACGCTGTCTCAGTGCTGTGCGATTTTATGTAGGCAGATTGTAGTAAGGGATATAAAATGTGGTCCAACATGTGAGTTTGTAGCTGATCAAAGACGGCATGCTCAGTCAATTTTGAGATAAACTGTAAGTTACTAATGGGTCTAATGTTGGAGAATTCAGATGTCAGGCTAGGATTCTTCAGAATGGGAGTCACAATTGTTTCCTTCCAGTTAGAAGGGAAGTGACCATGGAGAAGGGAAGAGTTAACAATCGTTGTTATGACGGGAAGAAGAACGTCAAGACACGAGACGACTAGCGGGGTAGGCATTAGATCCAAGGCGCAGGACTTCTTTGCAGACGATTGAATGAGTTTACGGATGGcaatttttgttaaaggtttaaaagacaaaactttTTGAGGGCCGATTTCAAAATCCTCAGGCACTTTCTTTCAAGCACGATAAGCTCAAAGCATCAATGTTTGAGCGAATTGTATCGATCTTACTCACAAAAAAATCAGCAGTGTCGTTGACGAGGATAGTTTTGTCAGAATAATTAGGGAAGCATAGCTCCTCCTTCATAGACAAAAGTTTCTTTGCTGCCCTGAACAGTTTCCACGGGTCAGTACTATTCTCAGAAATAAAGTCAGCGGAAAAGGTCTTCCTAGGAGCATTCATGGGATATGTTGTACATTTTCTCTGAGATTTAAATGCGATAAAGTCCTCGTGTAAACCCGTCCTTCTCCACTTTCTTTCAGCTTTCCTCCGAAGTCGCTTGGCTGCACCGATTTCAGCCGTACATACCAGGGCGCTGAAGGACGTTTCCTAACGGTCTTAGACTTCAGCCAAGTATGATGATTGAGCAGGTTAGATAGTGTACTGTAAAGATGCCATCCATGTAATAGAGAAGCAATAATGATAGTATGATAATTTTTGTGGTCAAGGAACAGAAACGTACCTAAAGAAGAAACTAGCCTGTAGACGACATACAGTTCCTTGCAAGATTTTACGGCTTAGAAGGAAAATAAGTCTTGTTGGtttattaaaatcaattatCCAATTACATTTTCTCGTTTACATCAAGATTCTAAAActccattcacaccaaagcgtAAATATTCTTTCAAGCCGTTTTATTAAagactgttaattttttttcctcatgaAAGGTACTTTAACcaatgtttgtcgacttcaaacGTAGCACATGGAAAATTCCATTTATATTTTCTCACTTATATCTAGATTCTAAAACTCCATTTACACCAAAGCATAAATactttttaaagctgtttttatcaagaactgtttattttttttcttcataaaaggTAGCACATTGAAATTTCCAATCAATGACTACTTGAAACccatggaaaattcagtttttcagttttccgttttcattcagttaaacttGGTTTGACTCAACGCGTTTCTCTATTAATATTCTACTCTTTGTAATCCGTTTCGTACCGTCACAACATCTACGGACTACTAATTCTTAGGTCAATTTCGTTGTATTTTGTGCATGCTGGCGACTGAAATTCACCAAGAGCGAGAGACAGACGAGAGCGTACAATAGTTACTACACTTCGTAAAATTGAACAACTCTTCCAGAggtcaaaatatttgaagacaATAAAAAACTCGGACGgttttctaaaaaaagaaagcctTTTAAAGCCATCCTTTGtgctttaaaacttttctgcaccgaaaaaaaatttagtgcaTCGAGGTCTTgaatattgataaaaataataggTATAGGCCACGCATTTAGATAGTACTAACCGACTGGCTCAACACTCGGTCTGTCACACTTTGTAATAAGCATTACATCCTTGACAAATATGTCGCACTTTGAAAACCTTTTGCACTTTATTTCAAGATTGCAAAGTGCGACAGgtgttattacaaagtgcgaccGCCAGTTTAATTCATATTCGGCGTTGGCGTCGTCATGAAGGAGGGCGGATGTGTGATTCTGAGCTCCCGAGTTATTGGACTTGTA is from Pocillopora verrucosa isolate sample1 chromosome 7, ASM3666991v2, whole genome shotgun sequence and encodes:
- the LOC136282529 gene encoding uncharacterized protein, producing the protein MDNSLKWVPFNAESGQISSDTLRKNRDSANYQENRSSLHLFIQTTFRYYEPYWSDYKGYNLPGGEIRFDGQESKVTTYWNTSFPKICLSMKIGHQLRFVVIHKQADSLFSLIANGQYRATLLGRDKWKELIGSQGSLQYNCEKEGFNVVCSRSGHSKARIGIVSENKNSCGSCDSRIGFGTAGYPDASNTCGNEAVINPDNGDKHLKAMGYILVQ